One genomic region from Enoplosus armatus isolate fEnoArm2 chromosome 17, fEnoArm2.hap1, whole genome shotgun sequence encodes:
- the pick1 gene encoding PRKCA-binding protein produces MFTDMDYELEEDKLGIPTVPGTVCLKKDGNNLIGISIGGGAQYCPCLYIVQVFDNTPAALDGTLAAGDEITGVNGKPVKGKTKVEVAKMIQAVQAEATIHYNKLQADPKQGKSLDIVLKKVKHRLVENMSSGTADALGLSRAILCNDGLVKRLEELEKTAELYKGLMEHTKRLLRAFFELSQTHRAFGDVFSVIGVREPQAAASEAFVKFADAHRSIEKYGIQLLKTIKPMLHDLNTYLHKAIPDTKLTIRKYLDVKFEYLSYCLKVKEMDDEEYSSIAMGEPLYRVSTGNYEYRLVLRCRQEARARFAKMRKDVLEKIELLDQKHVQDIVFQLQRFVSGMSHYYDECYAVLKEADVFPIEVDLSRTMINYSSQPPFSYTGEEEEEEEEEGGGGGEEGGSGTGRQAENGAEKLIDDE; encoded by the exons ATGTTCACAGACATGGACTATGAATTGGAGGAGGACAAACT GGGGATACCAACGGTACCTGGTACTGTGTGTCTGAAGAAAGATGGTAATAACCTTATAGGGATCAGCATTGGTGGTGGGGCACAGTACTGTCCTTGTCTTTACATTGTCCAG GTCTTTGACAACACCCCAGCAGCTCTGGATGGGACACTGGCAGCAGGCGATGAAATCACAGGCGTGAATGGGAAACCAGTGAAGGGAAAGACTAAAGTGGAGGTGGCCAAGATGATTCAAGCTGTCCAG GCAGAAGCAACAATCCACTACAACAAACTGCAGGCAGACCCGAAACAGGGGAAGTCTCTGGATATAG tgctgaaaaaagtcaaacatcGCCTGGTGGAGAATATGAGCTCAGGCACAGCTGATGCTCTTGGACTCAGTCGAGCTATTCTATGCAACG ATGGACTGGTGAAAAgactggaggagctggagaaaaCAGCAGAGCTCTACAAAG GGCTGATGGAGCACACAAAGAGGCTGCTCCGAGCTTTCTTTGAGCTCTCTCAGACTCACAGAG CGTTTGGGGATGTTTTTTCTGTCATCGGGGTACGAGAGCCCCAGGCCGCTGCCAGCGAGGCCTTTGTGAAGTTTGCTGATGCTCACCGCAGCATTGAGAAATATGGTATTCAGCTGCTGAAGACCATCAAGCCT ATGCTCCATGATCTGAACACGTACCTTCACAAAGCCATACCCGACACGAAGCTCACCATCCGCAAGTACCTGGATGTGAAGTTTGAATATCTG TCGTACTGCCTGAAGGTGAAGGAAATGGATGATGAAGAATACAGCAGTATT GCCATGGGAGAGCCCCTGTACCGAGTCAGCACTGGTAACTATGAGTACCGGTTGGTGCTGCGCTGTCGGCAGGAGGCTCGGGCCCGCTTCGCCAAAATGAGGAAGGACGTTCTGGAGAAGATAGAGCTGCTAGATCAGAAACAtg TCCAGGACATCGTGTTCCAGCTGCAGCGCTTCGTCTCCGGCATGTCGCATTACTATGACGAGTGCTACGCCGTCCTGAAGGAGGCGGATGTCTTCCCCATCGAAGTGGACCTCTCCCGCACCATGATCAACTACAGCAGCCAGCCGCCGTTCTCCTacactggagaggaggaggaggaggaggaagaggagggaggaggaggcggagaggaaggaggaagcggcacaggcagacaagcagagaaTGGCGCTGAGAAGCTGATCGATGAcgaatga
- the plbd1a gene encoding phospholipase B-like 1, translated as MLLVKRTYVFLLFIVAATFVSADPMTAATVYWDPQHKTVLLKEGVLETEGDAYGYLNNTLSSTGWSVLEIRAGYGQTPETDEVTFFLAGYLEGFLTAQQMMDHYANMYPQLIHDPKIVGPVQSFMAKQDSWTREQVKLNKSSDPLWKHTGFIVAQMDGLQAGVAHWAKKQGKKPLSLFAIQFLNAVGDLLDLIPTLVPTSNPPLRDVKLPGMGHCSALIKMLPGFENLLFAHSSWYTYAATMRIYKHWDFHITEPNTATGKLSFSSYPGFLVSLDDFYLLGSGLMMTQTTNNVFNSSLFDTITPNCLLAWQRVRLAHSLAHTGEEWAKTFSMYNSGTYNNQYMVLDRSKVKLGYSVDDGALTVVEQIPGLVEYSDQTRALRRGYWPSYNVPFHQKIYTLSGYGEMWKEYGEDFSYDLCPRAKIFRRDQADVKDLDSLKRIMRSNDYKKDPYSKGDPCKSICCRGDLRAENPSPGGCYDTKVTDFHLAGDFRAEAVNGPTTQDGLPPFIWDKFSSISHQGLPRYYNFTFIRMQPLLFEP; from the exons ATGCTTTTAGTAAAGAGGAcgtatgtttttcttttatttatcgTGGCTGCGACCTTCGTCTCTGCTGACC CAATGACAGCAGCCACGGTGTACTGGGATCCCCAACACAAGACCGTCCTGCTGAAGGAGGGGGTGCTGGAGACGGAGGGCGATGCATATGGATATCTGAATAATACCCTGTCCAGTACAGGATGGAGTGTCCTGGAGATCCGTGCCGGGTACGGACAGACCCCTGAAACGGATGAGGTCACTTTCTTCCTGGCCGGCTACCTCGAAGGGTTCCTTACTGCCCA GCAGATGATGGACCACTACGCCAACATGTATCCGCAGCTGATCCATGACCCAAAGATCGTCGGCCCGGTTCAGAGTTTCATGGC GAAGCAGGACTCGTGGACCAGAGAGCAGGTGAAACTGAACAAGAGCTCTGATcctctgtggaaacacacaggCTTCATCGTGGCCCAGATGGACGGACTGCAAGCAGGAGTCGCACACTGGGCCAAGAAACAAGGGAAGAAG CCGCTGTCCCTGTTTGCCATCCAGTTCCTGAATGCAGTGGGCGACCTGTTGGATCTGATCCCAACCTTGGTCCCCACCTCCAACCCTCCCCTCAGAGACGTCAAACTTCCAGGGATGGGGCACTGCTCTGCACTcataaag ATGCTGCCCGGCTTTGAGAACCTCCTGTTTGCTCACTCCAGCTGGTATACCTACGCCGCCACAATGCGGATCTACAAACACTGGGATTTCCATATCACAGAGCCCAACACAGCCACCGGGAAACTGTCCTTCAGCAGCTACCCTG GTTTCCTGGTGTCTCTGGACGACTTCTACCTGTTGGGCAGTGGTCTGATGATGACCCAGACCACCAACAATGTCTTCAACTCCTCCCTTTTTGACACGATCACCCCCAACTGCCTGCTGGCTTGGCAGAGGGTCAGGTTGGCTCACAGTTTGGCACATACCGGAGAAGAGTGGGCCAAAACCTTCTCCATGTACAACTCGG GTACCTACAACAACCAGTACATGGTGTTGGACAGGAGCAAAGTAAAGCTGGGCTACAGTGTTGATGATGGCGCTCTGACTGTGGTGGAGCAGATCCCCGGGCTGGTGGAGTACTCGGACCAGACTCGGGCTCTGCGCAGAG GTTACTGGCCGTCCTACAATGTTCCCTTCCACCAGAAGATCTACACGCTGAGTGGTTATGGAGAAATGTGGAAGGAGTATGGGGAGGACTTCTCCTATGATCTCTGTCCCAGAGCGAAGATCTTCCGCCGTGACCAGGCTGATGTCAAGGACCTGGACTCCTTGAAGCGCATCATGAGGTCTAATG ACTACAAGAAGGATCCGTACTCCAAGGGTGACCCCTGCAAGTCCATTTGCTGCCGTGGCGACCTGAGGGCAGAGAATCCCTCACCAGGAGGTTGCTATGACACTAAG GTAACAGATTTCCACTTGGCTGGAGACTTCCGTGCGGAGGCGGTGAACGGGCCAACAACACAGGACGGACTCCCGCCGTTCATTTGGGATAAATTCAGCAGCATCAGCCACCAGGGTCTGCCGAGGTACTACAACTTCACCTTCATCAGGATGCAACCTCTTCTCTTCGAGccatga
- the LOC139299925 gene encoding tumor necrosis factor receptor superfamily member 13C-like — protein MAMKDCPAGSFWDTLVGNCINNKTETRHKPEPPTKPPLADVIKLRATTPTAQANLVMVLSPALWIFVVLATLGSILALVHWFIIYRRQTSHSNTLEDAELQQESLQKTEPPSKVYPRPSERNSHAEMLQREAGAPSPCPHLCLGAQTDLKWKEGFTACRDHAKHSETEGGGGLSACSTMREHRVPLPATELGGTALVTTKTV, from the exons ATGGCCATGAAGGACTGTCCCGCTGGCAGCTTTTGGGACACCCTCGTAGGCAACTGTATCAACAACAAGACGGAAACCAGACATAAACCTGAGCCACCAACAA AGCCGCCCCTTGCTGATGTGATCAAGCTGAGAGCCACGACCCCCACTGCCCAGGCCAACCTAGTGATGGTGCTGAGTCCGGCTCTGTGGATCTTTGTGGTGCTGGCCACACTGGGGTCTATCTTGGCTCTGGTTCACTGGTTTATCATATACAGACGACAGACCAGCCACAGCAACACCTTGG aggACGCAGAACTGCAACAGGAAAGTCTTCAGAAAACAGAGCCACCTTCCAAAGTCTACCCTCGGCCGTCAGAAAGAAACAGTCATGCAGAGATGTtgcagagagaagcaggggCCCCTTCACCCTGTCCTCACCTGTGCCTGGGGGCCCAGACAGACCTCAAGTGGAAGGAGGGCTTCACTGCTTGCAGGGACCACGCAAAGCATTCtgaaacagagggaggtggaggcCTGTCTGCATGCAGCACAATGAGGGAACACAGGGTCCCACTTCCTGCCACAGAGCTGGGTGGAACTGCCTTAGTTACAACTAAAACTGTgtag
- the gucy2ca gene encoding guanylyl cyclase C yields MYCSHSLPYLGVLIMAVVANKVLEDCLTSNHKYTMNVVLQEDNTYPFVRAAVEEAIAKDWKENINHGLNFTLTVNYNGFNTDVYNRQGCGSSSCEGVAILKMLHNKGEVGCVMLGPSCTYATFQLVDDEIGLSLTIPVISAGSFGLSCDYKPKLTRILPPARKISDLFINFMKETLQFKSAWEQVYVYKKFSNVTEDCFWYINGLEAPSSSFASKINREMLRGEEELINALTAKKRHSNIFILCGSPGDIVSIKAKVGQIHEDIMFILLDIYNPEYYANKTSSKVMQDVLVVTLPQRNFDYGSNSTYNDTINDYVAGYHDGALLFGKVLREWKLSHQSKRGSYDVPLSDNPFGNVSFDGMGGHYVIDKYGDRDVNFSMIYTSTVTGKYETLLVFDTSRNETIVIDSNPALPWKGGELPLDVPENLDDLDMQDVIVIVLSLSVVVVTAIALIFYRQNRKERLMQKKWAHINPHLIGPLDEKEVSLKIDEDKRKDSTFFSHRGRYDKKPVILKELKQADGDFNEDQRIELNTLLRIDYYNLTKFYGTVKFEYGVFGVFELCQRGSLRYILNDRISYPDETFMDMEFKISVMYDIAKGMSYLHSSNIEVHGRLKSTNCVVDNRMVVKITDFGCHTILRPGRDLWTAPEHLREDGVSQKGDVYSYAIIAHEIVMRRTPFYTQFYSNPAEKIYRVQYPCGTNFLRPDLNFDSASEREIELYTLIKNCWDEDPERRPDFKRIELTLGKIFSNLHNQASETYMDNLIRRLQMYSRTLEHLVEERTSLYKAERDRADRLNFMLLPGPVVRSLKETGRVEPELFEEVSIYFSDIVGFTTLCHYSTPMEVVDMLNDIYKNFDSILDHHDVYKVETIGDAYMVASGLPKRNGDRHAVDIAHMALDILAFVGTFQLQHLPGIPLWIRIGVHSGPCAAGVVGNKMPRYCLFGDTVNTTSRMESTGLPLRIHISQSTINILQRTDCKFEYETRGETYLKGKGKEMTYWLTGVTGRKYNLPTPPTAENFQRLQQDLAEMIVSSQEKRGDKGFKKTLSTKVRRKETNSSLQGDSPPEYFHLAVTDNPSTYL; encoded by the exons ATGTACTGCTCACACAGTTTACCTTACCTGGGAGTGTTGATAATGGCAGTGGTCGCCAACAAGGTGCTGGAGGACTGTTTGACATCGAACCATAAATACACCATGAATGttgtgctgcaggaggacaACACTTATCCATTTGTGCGGGCCGCCGTGGAAGAAGCCATTGCAAAGGACTGGAAGGAGAACATTAACCATG GTTTAAACTTCACTTTGACGGTTAACTACAATGGGTTCAACACCGACGTTTACAACCGGCAGGGCTGTGGGAGCAGCAGCTGTGAGGGAGTGGCAATACTCAAGATGCTGCAT AACAAAGGTGAAGTTGGATGCGTCATGCTGGGGCCCTCCTGCACTTATGCCACCTTCCAGTTAGTCGA TGATGAAATTGGCCTGAGCCTGACCATTCCTGTCATCTCTGCTGGGAGCTTCGGCCTCTCGTGTGACTATAAGCCCAAACTGACCCGAATACTGCCTCCGGCACGCAAGATCTCAGACTTATTCATCAACTTTATGAAGGAAACCTTACAATTTAAGAGTGCTTGGGAGCAGGTCTATGTCTACAAGAAGTTCAGCAACGTAACTGAGGACTGTTTCTG GTACATCAACGGATTGGAAGCACCCTCTTCGAGCTTTGCCTcaaagataaacagagagatGCTGCGTGGGGAGGAGGAGCTGATAAATGCCCTTACCGCTAAGAAAAGACACAGCAACA ttttcatcCTATGTGGAAGCCCTGGTGACATTGTTTCAATAAAGGCGAAGGTGGGCCAGATTCATGAGGACATCATGTTCATTCTCCTTGATATTTACAA CCCTGAGTATTATGCCAACAAAACATCCAGTAAGGTTATGCAAGATGTACTGGTGGTCACTCTGCCACAGAGGAACTTCGACTATGGATCAAACTCAACATACAACGACACG ATAAATGACTACGTGGCTGGGTATCATGATGGGGCTCTGCTGTTTGGCAAAGTGCTCAGAGAGTGGAAGCTCAGTCACCAAAGTAAAAGGGGATCCTATGATGTGCCTCTGAGTGACAACCCGTTTGGAAACGTCTCCTTTGACG GTATGGGAGGACACTATGTGATCGATAAGTACGGTGACAGAGATGTTAACTTCTCTATGATTTACACATCAACTGTCACTGGCAAG tacGAAACCCTGTTAGTGTTTGACACATCGCGAAATGAAACCATAGTGATAGACTCAAACCCTGCCCTGCCCTGGAAAGGGGGTGAACTGCCTCTTGATGTGCCGGAAAATCTTGATG ACTTAGATATGCAGGATGTGATCGTGATCGTTCTGAGTCTCAGTGTTGTCGTGGTGACAGCCATCGCTCTCATCTTCTACAg GCAGAACAGGAAAGAGCGTCTTATGCAGAAGAAGTGGGCTCACATCAACCCACATCTGATTGGCCCGCTGGATGAGAAGGAGGTCTCTCTGAAG ATTGATGAAGATAAGAGGAAGGACAGCACATTCTTCAGTCACAGAGGCCGATATGACAAGAAG CCTGTAATCTTGAAAGAGCTGAAGCAAGCGGACGGAGACTTCAACGAGGACCAGAGGATTGAGCTCAACACT CTGCTGCGTATCGATTACTACAACCTGACCAAGTTTTACGGCACGGTGAAGTTTGAGTACGGTGTGTTTGGGGTGTTTGAGCTCTGTCAGAGGGGCTCCCTCAGG TACATTCTGAATGACAGGATCTCCTACCCAGACGAAACCTTCATGGACATGGAGTTTAAGATATCGGTCATGTATGACATAGCAAAg GGCATGTCATATCTCCACTCCAGTAACATTGAGGTCCACGGGCGCCTCAAATCCACCAACTGTGTGGTCGACAACCGCATGGTGGTCAAGATCACTGACTTTGGCTGTCACACCATCCTAAGGCCAGGCAGAG acTTGTGGACGGCTCCAGAGCATCTTCGTGAGGATGGGGTGTCTCAAAAAGGGGATGTCTACAGCTATGCCATCATTGCTCATGAGATTGTCATGAGGCGGACCCCGTTCTATACGCAGTTCTACTCTAATCCTGCAG AGAAGATCTACAGAGTACAGTATCCCTGTGGGACGAACTTCTTAAGACCTGACCTCAACTTTGACAGTGCATCAGAGAGGGAAATAGAG ctGTACACGCTGATAAAAAACTGCTGGGATGAAGACCCAGAACGGAGGCCAGATTTTAAGAGAATAGAGTTAACTCTGGGTAAAATTTTCAG TAACCTGCACAACCAAGCTAGTGAGACATACATGGACAACCTGATCCGTCGCCTGCAGATGTACTCCAGGACTCTGGAGCACCTGGTGGAGGAGAGAACCTCTTTGTAcaaagctgagagagacagagctgatCGCCTCAACTTTATGCTACTTCCTGG CCCAGTGGTGCGTTCACTGAAGGAGACGGGCAGAGTGGAGCCAGAGCTGTTTGAGGAGGTGAGCATCTATTTCAGCGACATTGTGGGATTCACCACCCTCTGCCACTACAGCACCCCCATGGAGGTGGTCGACATGCTCAACGACATCTACAAGAACTTTGACAGCATCCTTGACCACCATGATGTATACAAG GTTGAGACAATAGGAGATGCGTACATGGTTGCATCAGGTTTGCCCAAACGCAATGGCGACCGGCACGCAGTGGACATCGCCCACATGGCCCTGGACATCCTGGCATTTGTAGGGACTTTTCAACTGCAGCACCTGCCTGGCATCCCTCTGTGGATCCGTATTGGTGTGCATTCAG GACCGTGTGCAGCAGGAGTGGTGGGGAACAAGATGCCTCGCTACTGTCTTTTCGGAGATACAGTCAACACAACTTCACGCATGGAGTCCACAGGCCTGC CTCTGAGAATTCACATCAGCCAGTCCACCATCAACATCCTGCAGAGGACAGACTGCAAGTTTGAGTatgaaacaagaggagagacgTACCTGAAG GGTAAAGGCAAAGAGATGACATACTGGTTAACTGGAGTGACTGGGAGAAAATACAACCTGCCGACACCACCAACAGC AGAGAACTTCCAGCGGCTCCAGCAGGACCTGGCGGAGATGATTGTGTCCAGTCAGGAGAAGCGTGGAGACAAGGGCTTCAAAAAGACCCTGTCCACTAAAGTTCGTCGGAAGGAGACCAACAGCAGCCTGCAGGGGGACAGCCCTCCAGAGTACTTTCACCTGGCTGTCACTGACAACCCCAGTACCTACCTGTGA